The following nucleotide sequence is from Pseudobdellovibrionaceae bacterium.
CCCACTGGTGCGAATGATCAAATCTGGATCAGGTAAAAAGGAGGATTCCAGATGTGAGGCAAACATTTCTGTGGTGATCTTGTCCGGATCTAGCCGCCCTTCTTTTGCCATTTGTGCCAGGTTTCTGGCGGCATCAGTGATCTCCTGGCGGCCACCGTAGCTGAGAGCAAAAGTCAGGGTCATGCCGGTGCAATGATCTGTTTCGCGAATTGTGCGCAGTACGGTTTCCCTTACGGACTGGGGCAGGCGATCAATATTACCAATACAGCGAAATTTGATATTGTTGCGAATCAGGTTATTGCGCTCACGATTCAGACGCAAAAACAACAGCCGCATCAAGAGGTTGACTTCCTCAGTGGGACGCAGCCAATTTTCCGTACTAAAGGCAAACAGGGTTAGGTACTTAATGCCTCTTTCAGCACAGTTCTCAATAATCGACTTGGCAACCCGTGCTCCGCGCACGTGTCCAAATAGTCGGTTGTGGCCGTGGGATTGGGCCCATCGACCATTGCCGTCCATAATAATGCCAATGTGATTAGGAACGCTCACCAGGATTCTCCGCCAATTAAATAGTCATCAGCTCTTTTTCTTTGTCATCAGCCGACTTGTCGACTTTCTTAATGTAGTCGTCAGTGAGCTTTTGAACGTCTGATTCCATTTTCTTTTGCTCGTCTTCGCTAATGGTCTTGTCTTTGCCAGCCTTTTTCAGCGCCTCATTGGCGTCCCGGCGGGCCATGCGTACGGCCACTCGGGCATCCTCAACAATCTTCTTAATTGTTTTCACCAACTCTTTACGGCGCTCTTCAGTCAAATCGGGGAGGCGTAGGCGAATGACCTTACCGTCGTTCTGAGGGCTCATACCTAAGTCGCTCTTCACGATGGCGGCTTCAATTTCCTTCAACGTCGACGCTTCCCATGGCTGGATCAAAAATGACTTTGCATCCGGGCAGGAAACTGCGGCCACCTGGTTAAGTGGAGTGGGGTTGCCGTAGTAATTCACCTTTACCACGTCCAACATCGACACCTGGGCTCTGCCAGTGCGAACCTTTTTGAGTTCCCCACCAAGAGAAGACAGGGCCTTTTCCATGCTATCTTGAGTTGCCTTAATTAGAGTTTCGACCATTGTTCCCCCAATCGTTATTCTACAACTGTTCCAATCGCCTCACCGGCAATAGCCTTTGCCACATTGCCAGGAGTGTTAAGATTAAAGCATACAATAGGAAGTTTGTTGTCCATGCAAAGGCTGATGGCCGTTGAGTCCATCACCTTTAGGCCCTTGTTTAACACGTCAATATAGGTGAGGCGGTCAAACTTTTTGGCGTCATTATGAACAACCGGATCCTTATCGTAAATGCCATCGACCTTGGTGGCCTTAAGGATTACATCAGCGTTAATCTCCATGGCTCTCAGGGCGGCAGCCGTATCGGTAGTGAAGTAAGGATTTCCCGTACCAGCGACAAAGATCACCACCCGGCCTTTTTCCAAATGACGGATCGCGCGCCTGCGAATGTAGGGCTCTGCGATCTCAGCCATGCCGATAGCCGTTTGCACACGAGTTGAAAGATTATGCTTTTCGAAGGCATCTTGCAGGGCCAGGCCGTTGATAACGGTGGCCAACATCCCCATGTAATCGGAGCTGGCTCGGTCCATTCCCTGGGCGGAGGCAGCGACACCTCTAAAAATGTTGCCGCCACCAATGACGATACCAATCTCTGCGCCAAGCGCATAGGCCTCAGATACATCGGAAGCAACTCGCTCCAAGATGCCGCCGTCGACGGTGCTGGTTTTGCTCGCAAGAGCTTCCCCGCTGAGCTTAAGAAGAACTCGGCGATACTTGCTTTTTGCCAATGCCCTTATCCTTTAATTTGTGCAGCCACTTCTTCTGCGAAGTTCTCCTGCTTCTTCTCCAATCCTTCGCCCAACTCATAGCGAGCAAAGCGACGAATCACGATGTTCTCACCAATTCTGGCAATGACTTCCTGAAGGTACTTTTCAACAGTAATGTCGGGATTCTTCACATATTTTTGGCCCATCAGGCAGGTCTCGGCCGCCCATTTGGACATTTGGCCATCCAAAATCTTGTCTAGAAATTCGGCTTTTTTGCCCTCTTCCAGAGCCTTGGCCTTCAGGACTTCGCGTTCTTTGCTGCGAACATCTTCAGGAATCTCGTCTTCACGAACATAAGAGGGACCCAAAGCTGCGATGTGCATGGCGATGTCGTTAACAAACTTTTGGAATTCCTCGTTGCGGGCAACGAAATCAGTTTCGCTGTTAACTTCAAGTAAAACACCAATACGTCCGCCAGCATGGATGTAAGAGGACACGGTGCCCTCTGCGGCGATTCGGCCCGCTTTTTTGGCGGCTTTACTGAGTCCCTTCACGCGCAACCATTCAACGGCTTTTTCAAAATCACCGTCAGACTCCTGCAGAGCCTTTTTACAGTCCATCATTCCTGCACTTGTTTTCTCGCGCAGCTCCTTCACTAAAGAAGCACTGATTGTCATAACTAAAATCCTCTTGGTTTTTTGTTCAGGTCAATTTTTGTTCAAGTTTCAATGACGTTGGCACTTAGAAAAAAGCCAGGGTCTTGCCCTGGCTTTTGTATGTCCAATGCCTTATTCGGGCGATTCCTCAGTCTCGGCAGTTTCGGCCGCAGCCTCAGTTGCCTCTTCGCCAGGAGTTTCAAGCTCAGCTTGAATCTCAACTTCGTCAGCCAAGCCAGCAGCAACCAGTTTGCGACCGCGGCTTACTTTAACAACAGAAGGTCCACCCTCGTCGCTAGTTGCAGCGGCGGCGGGAGCGGCTTCTGCAGCTGCAGAAGCTTCCTTGGCAGCAGCCTCTTCCTTGTCCACCTGGTTACGCATCTTCTCTTCCCAAAGCTTGGCGCCTTCCATGAAGCTGTCAGCAATCAAATTCGCAAACAACTTAATGGAACGAATGGCGTCGTCGTTTCCAGGAATCGGATACTCAATCTCACCAGGATCAACGTTGGTGTCGGCAATTCCCACGACAGGGATGCCAAGACGATGAGCTTCTTTAACAGCAATATGTTCTTTGTTCAGGTCAACCACGAACATGGCAGAAGGAGCGTCCTTCATTTCGCGGATACCATCGAGGTATTCCACCAAGCGGGTGTATTCCTTTTCGATGCGAGCGCGCTCTTTCTTGGAGAAATAATCCAGCTCGCCCTTTTCGCGCATGCGATCGATCTTCTTCAGGCGATCAATGCTCGATTTAATTGTTTGGAAGTTCGTCAACATTCCGCCCAGCCAACGCTTAGTCACGAAGTACTGACCACAACGCTCAGCTGCTTCACGAACAGGCTCAACAGCTTGCTTTTTGGTGCCGACAAAAATCATGCGTCCACCATTGGCAGCAACGCCCTTAACAAACTCAGCCGCGCGGCGAGCAAGTCCGACAGATTTTTGTAGATCGATAATGTGAATTCCGCCCCGGTCAGTGTAAACATAGGGCTTCATTTTGGGATTCCAACGTTGGGTTTGGTGGCCGAAATGCACACCCGCATCCAACATCTCTTTCATGGTCACGTTGGCCATATTGTACCTCTCTGGTTTAGCCGCCTTCCCCTTTGCCCCGGAGGGACCAAAGAAATGGGGAAGTGTGTAGTTAAAAAAAGCTGGATACTGTTAACACGAACTATTGGGCAGGGCAACAATTTGAAGCCATCAAAGGCTGCTAAAGCTGAGTTCCCAGGCAAGGGCAGGGCAAAGCGTATCTATTTGAAATAATTAAAGTAAAGCCGATCCCTCGGTGTCAGCCGCAGACGCGCCTAGAGATTGGTCCGCCCAGGTGAGGGCCTCCTTGGCCGCCTTCAGGGCTGCGGGCAGGGGCAAAAGGGGCCAAAGGGTCGGGTGGGCCAGGTACATTTGCGGCAGATCTGGCAGGACCCCGAACTCTTTAAGTCCCAGGTCCACTAGGCCGTGGGAGTTGAACTCAACAATGATTTTCTCGGCCACGACGTCTTCAAAAAGGTCAGAATAGGCCCTTTTGATTTGCTTCTTCATTTCGCGAAGGGTGTTGGCAATTTGTTCGGAATCATCGGCTAGTTCTGTGGGGAGAAGGCCCATCCACACGGAGCACTGACCCGAGTTCTCCTCGGCGCGAGGGGCGAAGAACCGGCCCACAGTTGGTTCATAGTCATCTTTGCTGCCATAGAGAAAGTGCAGGGACCGGGACTGCTGGTGTACTTTTGAGTGGTGAAGGTGCAGGTAAACGGAGGTCCACAGTCGAGACTTGGCCATTCTTTGCCGAACCCGTCCGGGGACAAGATCGATTTCCAAATCGTCGAGAAGCTGACGAGAAGGGAGACAATAGACAACCTGGCGGCCAAAAATAGTTTTGGCACCATTAATGGTCACGGCCATGCCCGTGTCAGCAGGCTCAAGGCCCGTCAAAACACTGCGGGTAAAGGCCTCGCCTTGATACTGAGCAACCAGTTGTTCGACCCAGATCGAAGGGGATTGGGCCAACTCCAGCAATTGGTTTTGGTTATACGCAGACAAGACGTTGAGACTGAGAAACTTACGGTCGCCAAAGCCCACGAATGTTTTAAAGCTTCCGGAATCAAAAGTTGCAGGTGGGGCCTCAATGGTTTCGCTGTTCACCGGGGTGCCGAGAGATTCCTGCAGCCATTGAAGAAGTTCAGCGGACTCCTCGCTTGCTGGCATCAGGGCCAAGTCGGATTCCATAGTTTGGCCATTGACGGAAAAGGGGCGCAACGAACCGCCGAGTTCATCACTCTCCTCAACCAAGGCAACGGACTGACCGCGCAACTCAAGGCCTCTGGCGACAATAAGTCCTGTCAGGTGCCCACCAATGACTATCGTATCGAACAATTCAGATTTTTTTGCTGATGCCATAGGCCTACGTTCTATGAGCCTGGGGTGGTTTTCAAGAAATTTCCCGAGACTGCTGATTAAAAGGGCTTTTGCGGCTGAGATAGGCGCTCCGCACAATAGCGGAGCCAGGGTTTCAGGCGATGTTGTAAAAAAGGTGATTGACGAATGACTCCGGCAATTGGCGGGGAGATTCGGTAGTAACAATAAACCAAGGCGCGGCCCGAGGGGGATTTCCTCAGGACGGTGTCTCGGTACCGGCGTAAAAGTAGGACTTCGCGGGCATAGGGATCATCCCCATAGACTGCAGTGGCAATGAAACACTTGCCGCGCATACCTCCGGATGACCTTAAAAACTCGCGAATAATATCCGGGTGTTTTGCTGAGCGGACAAAGGCCTCAGCACGTTTAACAATGTCTGGATAAATAGTGCTGAACTTCACAAACTGGGCAAGTTTGGCCGCGGCCTTGCGTTGGCGATCACCGTAACGGGGACTCATATCGTAAATGCGCAACAGATCCCAATAAACGGAAGTGATGATCGTCATTTCCTTTGAGCGTTTTGAGTTGTTAAAGATCCCGGGGTCCAATTGCCCAGGTTTCTTGTTGTAGACGATCTCTAAAACGCGCAGGTACTTTTCGTAGGAGACAGCGGCTTCCGAATAGGCCTTTTGGTTCATCAGCGAGCGGGCTTGCTTAATGAGATTTACCCGGCTCTTCCATAGCACAGCCCGGTTTTGTTCGCGGGCCTGGGCCTCCATGCGCAGCTTCATGCCTTTGGAGACGCTGCGGGTGAGTTCATCGTAACACTTGGGGCAGGCCGAATCAGGAATTTGGCTGGGATCAACAGTTCCCTGGAGAGCGAGCCTCATGCCGGGCTCGATC
It contains:
- the tsf gene encoding translation elongation factor Ts, encoding MTISASLVKELREKTSAGMMDCKKALQESDGDFEKAVEWLRVKGLSKAAKKAGRIAAEGTVSSYIHAGGRIGVLLEVNSETDFVARNEEFQKFVNDIAMHIAALGPSYVREDEIPEDVRSKEREVLKAKALEEGKKAEFLDKILDGQMSKWAAETCLMGQKYVKNPDITVEKYLQEVIARIGENIVIRRFARYELGEGLEKKQENFAEEVAAQIKG
- the frr gene encoding ribosome recycling factor, which encodes MVETLIKATQDSMEKALSSLGGELKKVRTGRAQVSMLDVVKVNYYGNPTPLNQVAAVSCPDAKSFLIQPWEASTLKEIEAAIVKSDLGMSPQNDGKVIRLRLPDLTEERRKELVKTIKKIVEDARVAVRMARRDANEALKKAGKDKTISEDEQKKMESDVQKLTDDYIKKVDKSADDKEKELMTI
- a CDS encoding isoprenyl transferase; the encoded protein is MSVPNHIGIIMDGNGRWAQSHGHNRLFGHVRGARVAKSIIENCAERGIKYLTLFAFSTENWLRPTEEVNLLMRLLFLRLNRERNNLIRNNIKFRCIGNIDRLPQSVRETVLRTIRETDHCTGMTLTFALSYGGRQEITDAARNLAQMAKEGRLDPDKITTEMFASHLESSFLPDPDLIIRTSGESRLSNFFLWSAAYSEILIVDKMWPDFSTRDLDSAILEFGGRERRFGKTSAQLWPGDTKPSETTGEI
- a CDS encoding UMP kinase; this encodes MAKSKYRRVLLKLSGEALASKTSTVDGGILERVASDVSEAYALGAEIGIVIGGGNIFRGVAASAQGMDRASSDYMGMLATVINGLALQDAFEKHNLSTRVQTAIGMAEIAEPYIRRRAIRHLEKGRVVIFVAGTGNPYFTTDTAAALRAMEINADVILKATKVDGIYDKDPVVHNDAKKFDRLTYIDVLNKGLKVMDSTAISLCMDNKLPIVCFNLNTPGNVAKAIAGEAIGTVVE
- the rpsB gene encoding 30S ribosomal protein S2, with the translated sequence MANVTMKEMLDAGVHFGHQTQRWNPKMKPYVYTDRGGIHIIDLQKSVGLARRAAEFVKGVAANGGRMIFVGTKKQAVEPVREAAERCGQYFVTKRWLGGMLTNFQTIKSSIDRLKKIDRMREKGELDYFSKKERARIEKEYTRLVEYLDGIREMKDAPSAMFVVDLNKEHIAVKEAHRLGIPVVGIADTNVDPGEIEYPIPGNDDAIRSIKLFANLIADSFMEGAKLWEEKMRNQVDKEEAAAKEASAAAEAAPAAAATSDEGGPSVVKVSRGRKLVAAGLADEVEIQAELETPGEEATEAAAETAETEESPE